From the genome of Treponema peruense:
TCTTTTGCGCGCGAGCGTGTCTGAGTTCGAGTCTCAGAGCCGGTATATAGGGTTGCTCAAAAAGTTTGGGCAACCCTCTTTTTTTATTTTAAAGCATGCCCATGTCTGTGAGTGCATTTCCTTCTGCCTTTCTGAAGTCAACCGCTTCCTGCATACATTCTTCATCAATACAGAACTTTTCTGACATATCGGCTACAGTTCTTGCAACTTTCATGCAAAGTGACGCTGCCCTTGGCGAAAACCCCAGTTTTTCCTGCGCTTCGTTAAGTATTTTTTTGCGCCGTCAGTACAGCGGCAGAACTTTACAATCTCAGAAGCATTGAGTTTTGAATTCCTTTTGCCCTGTCTTTTCCTTTGCGCACTTACAGCCCTTGCTACCTGCACACGCAGCTCTTCACTTGAAACACCCTTTGTATTTTCGCCGGCGTTATTGTCTGCGCGCACCCTTAGTTCAATTCTGTCCAGAAGGGGCGATGAAAATTTTTTCCAGTACTGTTCCACGGCTCTTGCTGAACAAAGACACAGTTTGTCGGTAGAACCGTAGTTTCCGCAGGGACAGGGGTTTGTGGACATAAGAAGCTGAAAGTCTGCCGGAAAAACACTCGTGCGTCCGGCCCTGCTTAGCGTAATGCTTGTTGTTTCAAGCGGAACTCTGAGCATCTGCAGAACCGAAGTCCTGAACTCTGCCGCTTCGTCCAAAAAAAGTCCTCCGTTGTGGGCAAGTGAAATTTCCCCCGGAGTGCATTTTGGTCCTCCACCGCACATTCCTTCTATAGTAGCAGTCTGGTGCGGCTGCCTGAAAGGTGCTGTTCGTACAGAAGGAGAATTGTGGGGCAGTAATCCTGCAATAGAGTAAATTCTTGTAACGCTCTGAGCTTCATCCGGTGTAAGAAGCGGAATAATTGAAGGGAACCGCTGCATGCATAAAGTTTTGCCGCAACCCGGAGGACCGTATGCCAGAATGTTGTGCCCGCCTGCCGCCGCTATCTGCAAAGCTCTTATAAGTTTTGTCTGTCCGCGTACTTCCTTAAAGTCCAGTTCCGGACTGACCGGCGCAAAAAGAACTCCTTCTATGTTTACAGAACCTTCCGGTATTCCTGCCAGTGCGTTTGAAGAACCGCTTCTTTCTTTTTGCGTAAAAGCCTTGGAATCGTTAAGTGCGCAGAAAGCTTCTGAAAGTGTCTGTGCGCCGAATACACGCATTCCAGAAACTTCACGTGCTTCTTCTGCATTTGCTTCGGGAACAATGCACTTTCTAATACCACCGGCACAGGCAGTACAGACAGCAGCATGAACCGCGCGTACAGGTCTTATATTGCCGTTAAGTTCAAGTTCCCCCATGACAAGAACGGCATCCCCCGTATCTTCAGGACTTTCGGCTGTCCACATGCTGTCATCTTCATTTGTTTCGCGGGAGTTTTCCTTTGCAACAAGAACGGCCACTGCCACGGCAAGATCAAAACCCGCGCCTTCTTTTTTTAAGTCAGCAGGTGAAAGACTTATCAGAACCCGTTCCGCAGGAAATTCAAACCCAGAATTCGTTATGGCGCTCCTCATCCTTTCACGTGATTCCTTTACGGCACCGTCTGCAAGTCCTACTATGTCTACGGCAGGAATTCCTCTTCTTAAGTCAACTTCTACACTCACAAGCGAGCCTTCGTATCCGAATGGTGAAAAACTAAAAATTCTCATAATTGTTAATATGTCCTCTGTTATATATATATGCCGCGTTTTTTCATTTTCGCAAAATAAATGAAAAAAAAATTGAATTCTGCTATAATTTAAAAATGCTTGACATAACAATTTTATGCCGTGTCGTGGACAATTACGGCGACATTGGCTTCGTATACAGACTTGCGCGAGAACTTTCATCACTTTCTTCTATAGAAAAGACTCAGATAAGACTCATCGTAAGTGATTTGAAATCCTTTAACGCAATGGCTCTTCCACCCGGAATTTCTACATCGCTTGCAGTACAGAATTACAACGGCTGGAAAGTAATAGACTGGAATGCCTGTGCCGAAGGAAAGTGTGAATTTACAGAGCATCCGCCAAAAATTATTCTTGAATGTTTTCAGTGCGGGCGTCCTGAATGGCTTGATGAAATTTTATTTTCTGCGCAGACAACGCAGACTGTTCAGATTGTAAATGTTGAATATCTTACTGCCGAAGACTGGGCCGACGACTTTCATCTTTTGAAATCAGGAACAAGAAGTGCACTTGTAAAAAAAATAAATTTCATGCCGGGCTTTACAAAAAAAACAGGCGGCCTTGTACTGGACAAAAACTTTGTTTCCTGCGTACATTCCAAAACCGCGGCTCTTGAGTGTCTTAAAAAGTATGCTTCAAAAAAAACTGTCGCTCTGATAGAAGACACAAATTTATTCCGCGTGATTGCGTTCAGCTATGAAAGGAATTTTGAAAATGAAGCGCGTGCCCTGTCTGAGTTCGCCAAAAATTCAGGACGAAAAGTTCAGGTTCTGCTTGCACCCGGATTGGGAAATGCTCCATTTAAAAAGGCTGCAGCTGCCTTTAAAAATATTTCTGTTTACGACCTTGAATATCTTCCGCAACTTGCATGGGACGCTCTTCTGACACTTGCAGATTTTAGTTTTATACGCGGTGAAGATTCGTTTTCAAGGGCATGTCTTTCGGGAATTCCTTTTGTGTGGCACGCTTACCCTCAGGAAGAAGAGTTTCAGCTGGTAAAGGCAGACGCTGTCCTTAAGCGCATGGAACCGTTTTTTTCTGCCGGGAATATGTCTCTGGTAAAAAATGTTTGGCTTTCGTACAACAGAAAACCTTCAGTAAAAATGTGTGATGAAGCCTGCAAAGTTTACAATGAATGTACAGACGCGGGGTATATTCCGCTTTTGAGAATTCTTGAAAATTACGGCGGAATAAAAAAATCATTTGGGATGTTCGCACAGTCTCTTTTTGCAAACGGAAACCTCGCCCAAAAACTGCTTGCCTTTTTGCAGAACAGCGTGCAGTAGGGGTGGGCGGCGGACGTGTCTTAAACTGAATTAAGTTTTCAGTTCAAATTTACGCTGTTTCGTGATATTCTGATAAATAAGAAATTCCTGTCAGTAAAAATGACAGAAAACGAGTCTGCAATGTCAAGAGGAGAAATTATGCTGAACATAATTTTTGGAAAAATTGATGACGTTATTTACAATACAAGCGTTTTCTTTAAAAATACATATGAAAAAGAATGGCTTTTGGAAGAAGAAACAAAGCAGATGATTCTGGACATAGACAAATCCAAAGTTTTGGGAAACGGAGCGATAGAAAGTCCCGTTTTGGGAATTATTCCTCCTACATCTCTTTCTGGTGGTGTAAAAACCCTTATTCTGATTTCTCATATCAAAGATAAAATTTTTAATGCATCCAACTGCGGAAACAATTGTGCTTTCTGGCTTTTGAAAATTGCAAAAGAAAAAGATATTACCATAAACCTTCGGCATTTAATGGATTTTGGCAATGGTGAATTTGAAATCAATGTTGTAAATAAAAACAAAATTGTACATTCAATGAATGAACTTTTGGAAATTGTCGGGGATTTATTATGAAAGGCTCATTTTCAATTTCAGTTCAAAACAATACAGTAAAATACGCATTTTCTCTAAAACGGAATATCACCATAATTCAGGGTGACAGTGCAACAGGAAAAACAACTCTTGTAGATTTAATCCGTGAATACGAACAGAATGGAACAGATTCCGGCATTTCTCTTTCCTGCGAAAAAAAATGCAGGGTTTTGGAAGGAAACGACTGGAACAGTCATCTTTCACTGTTAAAAAACTGCATAATTTTTATAGATGAAGGAAACAGATTTGTAGAAAGCAAAGAGTTTGCTTCAGAAGTAAAAAAAAGCGACAATTATTTTGTTATCGTAACAAGAGAAGGTCTTGAAAATCTTCCGTACAGCATAGAAGAAATTTACGGAATCCACACTTCAGGAAAGTATTCCGATTTAAAACAGGTTTATCACGAGTTTTATAAAATTTACGGAAACTTTAATTTGGAAAACAAAATACAAAAACTGATTACAGAAGATTCAAATTCCGGTTTTGACTTTTTTAATTCAGTTTCACAGAAAAAATACATTTGCGAATCAGCAGGTTGTAAATCAAATATTTACAAAAAACTTCTGGAATCAGGCTCAGAAAATGTTCTTGCAATAGTTGATGGTGCTGCTTTTGGTTCTCAAATGAATCTTGTTTCAGAATTATTGGAAAAAAGAAAAAATCTTTCTCTTTTTGTGCCTGAAAGTTTTGAGTGGATTATTCTGAAATCCGGTGTTGTAAAAGATGTTGAGAAAATTCTTGAACATCCTGAAGATTTTGCAGACAGTACAGAGTTTTTCAGCTGGGAACAATTTTTTACAAAACTTTTAACAGAAAAAACAAAGGGAACATACCTTAAATATTCAAAACAAAAACTCAATCCCAATTATCTTTCTGATTCAATAAAAAATAAGATTCTGAATCTGGACTTACTTGCCTTTTTGCAGAACAGCGTGCAGTAGGGGCTGGCGGCAGACGGTTGCAATTATATGAAAATTTGTGTATACTAAAGTAACTCTTTTTATAGGAAGAATTAAGATATGTTATCAACTAATGAAATCAGAGTCGGAACAGCCTTTATGTATGAAGGCGCACCTTTTATCGTACAGCGCATGCTTGGACAGAAATCAGGACGTGGCGGAATGGTCACTCGCCTTCGTGTAAAGAACATCGTTACAGGTTCAACACAGGATCTAGGTCTTGATGCTGGAGAAAAATTTGATGATGTTGATCTTGAGGAAAAGAGCGTAAAACTTTCTTATGTTGACGGCGATACTTTCCACTTTATGGATCAGGAAACATACGATGACGTTCCTCTTTCAAAGGAAGATCTCGGAGACAACGCAGGATACATTTCTCCTGATGATGATTATGATGTTTCTATCACTTTTTACGAAGGAAAGCCGGTTGGAGTAAATCTCCCTGTTAACGTAACACGCACAATCACTTACTGCGAACCTGGAATCAAGGGTGATACATCAGGAAAGTCTACAAAGCCTGCAACTCTTGACACTGGAATGGAAGTTAAGGTTCCTCTTTTCTGCAATACTGATGACCGCATTGTTATCGATACTCGCGACGGTTCATTCGTAGAGCGTGCAAAAGACAAATAATCAATTAAGGCTGCCCGGTCAGACTTTGTTTCTTCGGGCAGTTTGTTCTGGCCCCCTAGCTCAATTGGATAGAGCGACAGCCTCCTAAGCTGTAGGTAGCGAGTTCGAATCCCGCGAGGGTCAATACTCCTGTTCTGTTACGGACAGGAGTTTTTTTGTTCTTATTTTATTCTCTGTAAAAGTATCCATACTTTCATTGCAGCCTTTTGTGAAAATATTTTTGACAGAAAGTGGGTCAACTTTGTGAAAATTCCAAAGACAGAAATATCTTTGCCACGGTCGGCATCTCTTAGTGCTTTTGCTGCTGCTTTTGAAGCATCTGTAATTCCCATAAAGTTGGTTACTGTTTTTGCAGCCCCTGTTTGTGCGCGTGAAAAAAAGTTTGTCTTCATCCAGGGCGGGCAGACGGCAGTTGCAGTTATTCCGGTTCCTTTAAGTTCAACATTGAGGGCGCGTGTATAGTTTCTTAAAAATGCTTTTGTTGCGCTGTAAATGTTCAT
Proteins encoded in this window:
- the earP gene encoding elongation factor P maturation arginine rhamnosyltransferase EarP encodes the protein MLDITILCRVVDNYGDIGFVYRLARELSSLSSIEKTQIRLIVSDLKSFNAMALPPGISTSLAVQNYNGWKVIDWNACAEGKCEFTEHPPKIILECFQCGRPEWLDEILFSAQTTQTVQIVNVEYLTAEDWADDFHLLKSGTRSALVKKINFMPGFTKKTGGLVLDKNFVSCVHSKTAALECLKKYASKKTVALIEDTNLFRVIAFSYERNFENEARALSEFAKNSGRKVQVLLAPGLGNAPFKKAAAAFKNISVYDLEYLPQLAWDALLTLADFSFIRGEDSFSRACLSGIPFVWHAYPQEEEFQLVKADAVLKRMEPFFSAGNMSLVKNVWLSYNRKPSVKMCDEACKVYNECTDAGYIPLLRILENYGGIKKSFGMFAQSLFANGNLAQKLLAFLQNSVQ
- a CDS encoding DUF4869 domain-containing protein, with the translated sequence MLNIIFGKIDDVIYNTSVFFKNTYEKEWLLEEETKQMILDIDKSKVLGNGAIESPVLGIIPPTSLSGGVKTLILISHIKDKIFNASNCGNNCAFWLLKIAKEKDITINLRHLMDFGNGEFEINVVNKNKIVHSMNELLEIVGDLL
- the efp gene encoding elongation factor P encodes the protein MLSTNEIRVGTAFMYEGAPFIVQRMLGQKSGRGGMVTRLRVKNIVTGSTQDLGLDAGEKFDDVDLEEKSVKLSYVDGDTFHFMDQETYDDVPLSKEDLGDNAGYISPDDDYDVSITFYEGKPVGVNLPVNVTRTITYCEPGIKGDTSGKSTKPATLDTGMEVKVPLFCNTDDRIVIDTRDGSFVERAKDK
- a CDS encoding YifB family Mg chelatase-like AAA ATPase, producing MRIFSFSPFGYEGSLVSVEVDLRRGIPAVDIVGLADGAVKESRERMRSAITNSGFEFPAERVLISLSPADLKKEGAGFDLAVAVAVLVAKENSRETNEDDSMWTAESPEDTGDAVLVMGELELNGNIRPVRAVHAAVCTACAGGIRKCIVPEANAEEAREVSGMRVFGAQTLSEAFCALNDSKAFTQKERSGSSNALAGIPEGSVNIEGVLFAPVSPELDFKEVRGQTKLIRALQIAAAGGHNILAYGPPGCGKTLCMQRFPSIIPLLTPDEAQSVTRIYSIAGLLPHNSPSVRTAPFRQPHQTATIEGMCGGGPKCTPGEISLAHNGGLFLDEAAEFRTSVLQMLRVPLETTSITLSRAGRTSVFPADFQLLMSTNPCPCGNYGSTDKLCLCSARAVEQYWKKFSSPLLDRIELRVRADNNAGENTKGVSSEELRVQVARAVSAQRKRQGKRNSKLNASEIVKFCRCTDGAKKYLTKRRKNWGFRQGQRHFA
- a CDS encoding magnesium chelatase subunit ChlI family protein; this translates as MLNEAQEKLGFSPRAASLCMKVARTVADMSEKFCIDEECMQEAVDFRKAEGNALTDMGML